Proteins found in one Nocardia brasiliensis ATCC 700358 genomic segment:
- a CDS encoding LLM class flavin-dependent oxidoreductase, with amino-acid sequence MRIGVLIEPRLPGAVEFAVAAEAAGASSLWVAEVWSYDALTGLAYLAARTSSIRLGTFVVQLGSRSPALLATSALSLHELSGGRFDLGIGVSGPRVMEGWHGVRFRRPVRTTRETIEIIRTVSRGERLAHPGEIYPLPLPDGPGRALQPMVRPAHVPIYNAAMGPQNLRLTGELADGWLGNAFIPEAAEVFLDPLREGAIRGGRELAELDLVAPVAVEITGDEQASTRMIDKHAEGYAFTIGAMGVGGRNFYNDAFARLGFGKEIEQVARLWQAGDKDAARRAVPRELGALTNLIGTPADITERLRRYRSAGITSLLAKLDGDYAQQLATLRTLLALASRLTD; translated from the coding sequence GTGCGTATCGGGGTGCTGATCGAACCGCGGTTACCCGGTGCGGTCGAGTTCGCGGTCGCGGCGGAGGCGGCGGGGGCCTCGTCACTGTGGGTCGCGGAGGTATGGAGCTACGACGCGTTGACCGGGTTGGCCTACCTCGCGGCCCGCACCTCCTCGATCCGGCTGGGCACGTTCGTCGTGCAGCTCGGGTCGCGCAGCCCCGCGCTCCTGGCGACGTCCGCACTCAGCCTGCACGAGCTCTCCGGTGGCCGGTTCGATCTCGGCATCGGCGTCTCCGGACCGCGGGTGATGGAGGGGTGGCACGGCGTCCGGTTCCGCCGCCCCGTACGTACCACTCGCGAGACCATCGAGATCATCCGGACGGTGAGCCGGGGCGAACGGCTCGCGCACCCCGGCGAGATCTACCCGCTGCCGTTGCCGGACGGGCCGGGTCGAGCGTTGCAGCCCATGGTCCGCCCGGCGCACGTGCCGATCTACAACGCGGCCATGGGACCGCAGAACCTGCGACTGACCGGCGAGCTGGCCGACGGCTGGCTCGGCAACGCCTTCATTCCCGAAGCCGCCGAGGTGTTCCTGGATCCGTTGCGCGAGGGCGCGATTCGCGGCGGGCGCGAACTGGCCGAACTGGATCTGGTGGCGCCGGTCGCGGTCGAGATCACCGGGGACGAGCAGGCGAGCACGCGCATGATCGACAAGCACGCCGAGGGTTACGCGTTCACCATCGGCGCGATGGGCGTCGGCGGCCGGAACTTCTACAACGACGCCTTCGCCCGGCTCGGCTTCGGCAAGGAGATCGAGCAGGTCGCCCGGCTCTGGCAGGCCGGTGACAAGGACGCCGCCCGGCGCGCGGTGCCCCGCGAACTCGGCGCCCTGACCAACCTCATCGGCACCCCCGCTGACATCACCGAACGGCTGCGGCGCTACCGGTCCGCCGGAATCACCAGCCTGCTGGCCAAACTCGACGGCGACTACGCACAGCAACTCGCCACCTTGCGGACCTTGCTCGCGCTCGCTTCTCGCCTCACGGACTGA
- a CDS encoding SRPBCC family protein yields the protein MAERISCDAATAWDLVTDIELPVRCSPELEAVSWEGDADRVALGARFRGHSRHPALGAWETVCEVVEVEPERRWVWNVVGADGVSATWGFEIDQAREGVIVRQWARMGPAPSGLVVAITATPQLEGRIVARRLEEWSAGMRANLAEIQARAQQ from the coding sequence GTGGCGGAACGGATTTCCTGCGACGCCGCGACGGCGTGGGACCTGGTCACCGACATCGAGCTGCCGGTGCGCTGCTCTCCCGAGCTGGAGGCGGTGAGCTGGGAAGGCGACGCCGACCGGGTCGCCCTCGGCGCGCGGTTCCGCGGACACAGCCGGCATCCCGCGCTCGGGGCCTGGGAAACCGTGTGCGAGGTCGTCGAGGTCGAACCCGAGCGCCGCTGGGTGTGGAACGTGGTCGGTGCCGACGGCGTCAGTGCCACCTGGGGTTTCGAAATCGACCAAGCGCGCGAAGGCGTGATCGTGCGGCAGTGGGCGCGGATGGGGCCCGCGCCGTCCGGGCTGGTCGTGGCGATCACGGCCACGCCGCAGCTCGAGGGGCGCATCGTCGCGCGCCGGCTGGAGGAGTGGTCGGCGGGCATGCGTGCCAACCTGGCGGAGATTCAGGCCCGCGCGCAGCAGTGA
- a CDS encoding polysaccharide pyruvyl transferase family protein, with protein sequence MPGGDPIRVLVENGEYALRNRGDLAMMAITVRRLRERWPDARIGMLTDQPRVLRALLPEAEPVCAASGGHWARSGSASEATRVAGTKMIGPAALHWRATSDVPKERLRRIRAAAKTRIRPSGGNAPAPDRAAAQRPAALADASLVIAQGGGYLTDVDRYQAHRALDLLEQAAALGIPTVMLGQGIGPMRDAGLRKHAAAVLPGVDVIALREGRRGPGLLADLGVSPGRILVTGDDAVEFGYELRRAGLGTDLGVCLRIADYSRVGDGARAVLATVLHSCATEFDAALAPLIVSEYDSEDRRATLPLLTGAGHVRSAVRRAGTAADVVRQVSGCRVLVTSTYHLAVFALSQGIPAVALSASQYYDDKFHGLAGMFGTGLRIVRLDDGAFEQQLTDAVRELWTAAPALRDRLQDKATEQIAAGRMALERVFRLVEGGTPAPLSSRSR encoded by the coding sequence GTGCCGGGCGGCGACCCGATCCGGGTGCTGGTCGAGAACGGCGAGTACGCCCTGCGCAACCGCGGCGATCTCGCGATGATGGCGATCACCGTGCGGCGGCTGCGGGAACGCTGGCCGGACGCGCGCATCGGGATGCTGACCGACCAGCCGCGGGTGCTGCGGGCGCTGCTGCCCGAGGCGGAACCGGTGTGCGCGGCGTCCGGCGGGCATTGGGCGCGTTCGGGTTCGGCGAGCGAGGCCACCCGAGTAGCCGGCACGAAGATGATCGGCCCCGCCGCACTGCACTGGCGAGCGACGTCGGACGTGCCGAAAGAGCGGCTGCGCCGAATCCGCGCGGCGGCGAAGACGAGGATCCGGCCGTCCGGCGGCAACGCCCCTGCGCCGGATCGCGCGGCGGCGCAACGTCCGGCGGCACTTGCCGACGCGTCCCTGGTGATCGCGCAGGGCGGCGGCTACCTGACCGATGTCGACCGGTACCAAGCCCACCGCGCCCTCGATCTGCTGGAACAGGCTGCCGCCCTGGGCATTCCCACCGTCATGCTCGGTCAGGGCATCGGTCCGATGCGGGATGCGGGGCTGCGCAAGCACGCGGCCGCGGTCCTGCCCGGCGTCGACGTCATCGCACTGCGCGAGGGCCGGCGCGGACCCGGCCTGCTCGCCGATCTCGGCGTCTCCCCCGGGCGCATCCTGGTAACCGGTGACGACGCAGTCGAATTCGGCTACGAGCTGCGCCGGGCCGGACTCGGCACCGATCTCGGTGTGTGCCTGCGGATCGCGGACTACTCGCGGGTGGGCGACGGTGCCCGGGCCGTGCTCGCAACCGTGTTGCATTCTTGTGCAACAGAATTCGATGCGGCACTGGCGCCGTTGATCGTCAGCGAGTACGACTCCGAGGACCGTCGCGCTACGCTGCCGCTGCTCACCGGCGCCGGTCACGTCCGTTCCGCGGTGCGCCGAGCCGGGACGGCTGCTGATGTCGTGCGCCAGGTCTCCGGGTGCCGCGTCCTGGTGACCAGTACCTATCATCTCGCGGTTTTCGCGCTGTCCCAGGGAATTCCGGCGGTCGCCCTCTCTGCGTCGCAGTACTACGACGACAAGTTCCACGGCCTGGCGGGCATGTTCGGCACCGGCTTGCGCATCGTCCGGCTCGACGACGGTGCCTTCGAGCAGCAGCTGACCGACGCCGTCCGGGAGCTGTGGACGGCAGCGCCCGCATTGCGTGATCGTTTGCAGGACAAGGCGACCGAGCAGATCGCGGCCGGACGGATGGCGCTGGAGCGGGTGTTCCGGCTGGTCGAGGGAGGCACGCCCGCTCCGCTCTCGAGCCGGTCACGCTGA
- a CDS encoding sugar transferase: MRLDMCGSGVAADPPSAARRGLRAGRVRASGTTEFAAVCTASLYLFALVALAALVLPLDTTRDLLALALPVGILGLLGSRALLRRRAERAGTDRPHPTSVLVVGNAAAAQAVSAAFTADPAANYRVIGVCTPSPVCACSHGTGAAGLQAPIVGDLRSVTEAAYRTRADAVVLTGGDVCAPDEFRRLAWDLEALGAELLLATGLIDVAAGRVTRHSVSNMTVLHIAKPRHPLARSRSKAVFDLCFASLALLATAPTLLVIALLIKLTSPGPVFYRSERIGMHGKPFAMIKFRSMYLDADDHVGALIDEAGGNPVFFKLEHDPRVTPVGRILRKYSLDELPQFLNVLRREMSVVGPRPQVQREVDAYDDTMRRRLLVKPGITGLWQVSGRSDLSLEQSMRLDVSYVDNWSMRLDLMILASTIGTVASGDGAY, translated from the coding sequence ATGCGTTTAGATATGTGCGGGTCAGGGGTTGCTGCCGATCCGCCTTCGGCCGCGCGGCGAGGACTGCGCGCCGGCCGGGTCCGAGCCTCGGGCACAACAGAGTTCGCGGCCGTCTGCACTGCGTCGCTCTACCTGTTCGCCTTGGTCGCGCTCGCCGCACTGGTGTTACCGCTCGATACCACCCGCGACTTGCTGGCGCTTGCGCTGCCGGTCGGCATCCTCGGCCTGCTGGGCAGCCGGGCACTGTTGCGCCGCCGCGCCGAACGCGCCGGCACCGATCGGCCACACCCCACGTCCGTCCTCGTGGTCGGCAATGCCGCAGCCGCACAGGCGGTCAGCGCAGCCTTCACCGCCGATCCGGCCGCCAACTACCGGGTGATCGGCGTGTGTACCCCCTCACCGGTCTGCGCCTGTTCCCACGGCACCGGCGCCGCCGGCCTGCAGGCGCCGATCGTCGGCGACCTCCGATCGGTGACCGAGGCGGCCTATCGGACCCGCGCCGATGCCGTCGTGCTGACCGGGGGCGATGTCTGCGCGCCCGACGAATTCCGCAGGCTCGCTTGGGATCTCGAAGCGCTCGGCGCCGAACTGCTGCTGGCGACCGGCTTGATCGACGTCGCCGCGGGCCGGGTGACCAGGCACTCGGTGTCGAACATGACGGTCCTGCATATCGCGAAACCCCGCCATCCCCTGGCCAGATCGCGATCCAAGGCCGTCTTCGACCTGTGCTTCGCGTCCCTGGCACTGCTGGCGACCGCGCCGACGCTGCTCGTCATCGCGCTGCTGATCAAACTCACCAGCCCGGGCCCGGTCTTCTACCGTTCCGAACGGATCGGCATGCACGGCAAGCCTTTCGCGATGATCAAGTTCCGGAGCATGTACCTCGACGCCGACGACCACGTGGGGGCGCTGATCGACGAGGCGGGCGGCAACCCGGTGTTCTTCAAGCTCGAACACGATCCGCGCGTGACACCGGTCGGCCGGATACTCCGCAAGTACAGCCTCGACGAGTTGCCGCAGTTCCTCAATGTCCTGCGGCGGGAGATGAGCGTGGTCGGCCCGCGCCCGCAGGTGCAGCGCGAGGTCGACGCCTACGACGACACGATGCGGCGCAGGCTCCTGGTCAAGCCCGGGATCACGGGGCTGTGGCAGGTGAGCGGGCGGTCCGATCTCTCGCTCGAGCAATCCATGCGGTTGGACGTCAGCTACGTCGACAACTGGTCGATGCGGCTCGACCTGATGATCCTCGCCAGCACGATCGGCACCGTGGCCAGCGGCGACGGAGCGTACTGA
- a CDS encoding class I SAM-dependent methyltransferase: MICRLCESPLVSVLDLGACPPCEKFLTAAELDHPEANYPLHLRLCANCLLLQIPALITPQDTFTEYAYFSSYSDSWVRHAKAFVDQAINRFELGPRSFVVEVASNDGYLLQHAVAAGVPCLGIEPSVNVGAAALARGVPTMPAFLNEETAAKVRAEYGPADLVVANNVYAHIPDLLGFTRSLRELLTDDGWLAIEVHHALNLVRLGQFDTIYHEHFQYYTVLSAQRALATAGLTVVDVEHLATHGGSLRIWARPDAVAIPGRRVAEALAVEAEAGLHEVGGYAALRPRTEAVRHDLLRYLLDARGQGKRVVGYGAPGKGNTLLNYCGIRPDLLEYTVDRNPYKHGRFTPGTRIPIHPPDRIEHDRPDVVVVLPWNLETEITAQLRHIGDWGGELVYPLPTLRRAELS; encoded by the coding sequence GTGATTTGTCGGCTTTGTGAATCCCCGCTGGTAAGCGTGCTCGATCTGGGCGCTTGTCCACCTTGCGAGAAATTCTTGACCGCGGCGGAACTCGATCACCCCGAAGCGAACTATCCGCTGCATCTGCGTTTGTGCGCGAACTGCCTGTTGTTGCAGATCCCCGCCCTGATCACGCCGCAGGACACCTTCACCGAGTACGCGTACTTCTCGTCCTACTCCGACAGCTGGGTGCGGCACGCGAAAGCCTTTGTGGATCAGGCGATCAACCGCTTCGAGCTCGGCCCGCGATCGTTCGTGGTCGAGGTGGCCAGCAATGACGGCTACCTGTTGCAGCACGCGGTCGCGGCCGGTGTGCCGTGCCTGGGGATCGAGCCGTCGGTGAACGTGGGCGCGGCGGCACTGGCCCGCGGCGTGCCGACGATGCCGGCGTTCCTGAACGAGGAGACGGCGGCGAAGGTCCGGGCCGAGTACGGTCCCGCGGATCTGGTGGTGGCGAACAATGTTTACGCCCACATCCCTGATCTGCTCGGTTTCACCCGCTCGCTGCGCGAGCTGCTGACCGACGACGGCTGGCTGGCCATCGAGGTGCACCACGCGTTGAACCTGGTGCGGCTCGGGCAGTTCGACACCATCTACCACGAGCATTTCCAGTACTACACGGTGCTGTCGGCGCAACGGGCCCTCGCCACCGCGGGATTGACGGTGGTCGACGTCGAACATCTGGCCACACACGGAGGTTCGCTGCGGATCTGGGCCCGGCCCGACGCGGTCGCGATCCCCGGCCGGCGGGTGGCCGAGGCGCTCGCGGTGGAAGCCGAGGCCGGCCTGCACGAGGTCGGCGGGTACGCCGCGCTGCGCCCGCGCACCGAGGCGGTCCGGCACGATCTGCTGCGCTATCTCCTCGACGCGCGTGGCCAGGGCAAGCGGGTGGTCGGCTACGGCGCGCCGGGTAAGGGCAACACCCTGCTCAACTACTGCGGCATCCGGCCCGACCTGCTCGAGTACACCGTGGACCGAAACCCGTACAAGCACGGGCGATTCACCCCGGGCACCCGGATCCCGATCCATCCGCCGGACCGGATCGAGCACGACCGGCCCGATGTCGTGGTCGTCCTGCCCTGGAACCTCGAAACCGAGATCACCGCGCAGCTCCGCCATATCGGCGACTGGGGCGGCGAACTCGTCTATCCACTGCCCACCCTGCGTCGCGCGGAGCTCTCATGA
- a CDS encoding sugar phosphate nucleotidyltransferase yields the protein MKVVLFCGGYGMRMRNGTDDVIPKPMQMVGPRPLIWHVMRYYAHYGHKDFILCLGYGANHIKNYFLTYQESVSNDFVIRDGQVELLQSDISDWTITFVDTGVDSAIGERLRRVRGHLGGEQYFLANYADVLTDAPLDQMIEKFTASGAAASMLIVPPQSSFHCVDINAAGEIKNITPVARLPIWENGGYFVLTQEVLDLLPPGGDLVEDACGALASQGRLFGYQHLGFWKPADTFKERAELDDGYHRGDRPWMIWEGSESLEVVS from the coding sequence ATGAAGGTTGTCCTGTTCTGTGGTGGCTACGGCATGCGCATGCGCAACGGCACCGACGACGTCATCCCCAAGCCCATGCAGATGGTCGGTCCACGCCCGCTGATCTGGCATGTCATGCGGTATTACGCGCACTACGGCCACAAGGACTTCATCCTGTGCCTCGGCTACGGCGCCAACCACATCAAGAACTACTTCCTGACCTATCAGGAATCGGTGTCCAACGATTTCGTCATCCGGGACGGGCAGGTCGAACTGCTGCAGTCCGATATCAGTGACTGGACAATCACTTTCGTCGACACCGGCGTCGACTCGGCCATCGGCGAACGATTGCGCCGGGTCCGCGGGCACCTGGGCGGCGAGCAGTACTTCCTCGCCAACTACGCCGACGTGCTCACCGATGCGCCCCTGGACCAGATGATCGAGAAGTTCACCGCGTCCGGTGCGGCCGCGTCCATGCTGATCGTCCCGCCGCAGTCGTCGTTCCACTGCGTGGACATCAATGCCGCGGGCGAGATCAAGAACATCACACCTGTTGCGCGACTGCCGATCTGGGAGAACGGCGGCTACTTCGTGCTGACCCAGGAGGTGCTCGACCTGCTGCCGCCCGGCGGCGATCTGGTCGAGGACGCCTGCGGTGCGCTGGCGAGCCAGGGCAGGCTCTTCGGCTATCAGCACCTCGGATTCTGGAAGCCCGCCGATACATTCAAGGAGCGCGCGGAACTCGACGACGGTTACCACCGCGGCGACCGGCCGTGGATGATCTGGGAGGGCAGCGAAAGCCTCGAGGTCGTTTCGTGA
- a CDS encoding PIG-L deacetylase family protein encodes MKVLRPQRITEVAVLGAHCDDIAIGLGGTLLTLVKDAPGLVVRALVLSGGGTPREAEERAALAAICAGATVELTVLDIPDGRAPAHWDRVKDAVAALRRRGEPDVVFAPNRADAHQDHRLLAELAPTEFRDHLTLGYEILKWETDTPRPTLFHPLPAGVAAEKARLLVKHYPSQHDRDWFDEDAFLAAARVRGVQCHAEYAEAFVAEKTVVSFGGM; translated from the coding sequence GTGAAGGTGTTACGCCCGCAGCGGATCACCGAGGTCGCGGTGCTGGGAGCGCACTGCGACGACATCGCCATCGGCCTGGGCGGCACCCTGCTCACGCTGGTGAAAGACGCGCCGGGACTGGTGGTTCGGGCACTGGTGCTCAGTGGCGGCGGCACCCCCCGGGAAGCCGAGGAGCGGGCCGCGCTCGCGGCCATCTGCGCGGGCGCGACGGTAGAGCTGACCGTGCTGGACATCCCCGACGGCCGGGCGCCCGCGCACTGGGACCGAGTCAAGGACGCGGTGGCCGCGCTGCGCCGTCGCGGCGAGCCGGATGTCGTGTTCGCGCCCAATCGCGCCGACGCGCACCAGGATCACCGCCTGCTCGCCGAACTGGCACCGACCGAATTCCGGGATCACCTGACGCTCGGTTACGAGATCCTCAAGTGGGAGACCGACACCCCGCGTCCCACGCTGTTCCATCCGCTGCCCGCCGGCGTCGCCGCGGAGAAGGCCCGGCTGCTGGTGAAACATTATCCCTCGCAACATGATCGGGACTGGTTCGACGAGGACGCCTTCCTCGCCGCGGCCCGGGTGCGCGGGGTGCAGTGCCACGCCGAATACGCCGAGGCCTTCGTGGCCGAGAAGACCGTCGTCAGTTTCGGAGGTATGTGA
- a CDS encoding NAD-dependent epimerase/dehydratase family protein: MRVLVTGHQGYLGTVMVPVLRAAGHDVTGLDVGYFADCLLGPAPADPPGIAVDLREVTVDQLTGFDAVVHLAALSNDPLGALAPRITHDINHHASVRLARLAKAAGVRRFLYASTCSVYGAAGDELVTEDAPLRPLTPYAESKVRVEDDLLALGDSGFAPVFLRNATAFGFSPRLRADIVLNNLVGYAVLSGEVKVLSDGTPWRPLVHAQDIARAFARCLVAPLETVHGVAYNIGTEVNNLTVAEIAGAVVDAVPGARLVIAGTSGSDARSYRVDFTKAREKLAFQAEWSVPDGAAELYREYLTRGLTADGFFQRFTRLARLTALKDGGVLDDSLCRIRIGA; encoded by the coding sequence ATGCGTGTGCTCGTCACCGGACATCAGGGCTATCTGGGCACGGTCATGGTGCCGGTCCTGCGCGCCGCGGGACACGACGTGACCGGGCTGGACGTCGGCTATTTCGCCGATTGCCTGCTCGGTCCGGCACCGGCGGATCCACCCGGGATCGCGGTCGACCTGCGCGAGGTCACGGTGGATCAGCTCACCGGGTTCGACGCGGTGGTGCATCTGGCCGCGCTGTCCAATGATCCGCTGGGCGCGCTCGCGCCCCGGATCACCCACGACATCAACCATCACGCCTCGGTGCGGCTCGCCCGCCTGGCCAAAGCGGCCGGGGTGCGCCGATTCCTGTATGCCTCGACCTGTTCGGTCTACGGTGCGGCGGGCGACGAACTCGTCACCGAGGACGCGCCGCTGCGGCCGTTGACGCCGTACGCCGAAAGCAAGGTCCGGGTAGAGGACGATCTGCTCGCGCTCGGGGATTCCGGATTCGCGCCGGTATTCCTGCGCAACGCAACGGCTTTCGGCTTCTCGCCGCGTTTGCGCGCGGACATCGTGCTGAACAACCTGGTCGGCTATGCGGTGCTGAGCGGCGAGGTCAAGGTGCTCTCGGACGGTACGCCGTGGCGGCCGCTGGTGCACGCGCAGGACATCGCCCGCGCCTTCGCCCGCTGCCTGGTCGCCCCGCTCGAGACGGTGCACGGCGTGGCCTACAACATCGGCACCGAGGTCAACAACCTGACCGTGGCCGAGATCGCCGGTGCCGTCGTCGACGCGGTGCCCGGTGCCCGGTTGGTGATCGCGGGTACGTCCGGTTCCGACGCGCGGTCCTATCGCGTCGATTTCACGAAAGCGCGCGAGAAGCTGGCTTTCCAGGCCGAGTGGAGCGTCCCGGACGGCGCCGCGGAGCTGTACCGGGAGTACCTGACCCGCGGCCTCACGGCGGACGGGTTCTTCCAGCGGTTCACCCGGCTCGCGCGCCTGACCGCACTGAAAGACGGTGGCGTGCTGG